The following nucleotide sequence is from Pristiophorus japonicus isolate sPriJap1 chromosome 12, sPriJap1.hap1, whole genome shotgun sequence.
ATTTCTAAATGGTGTGTTTTTATAAGAATTAAGAGGCTGGTTTAGCAGCAGCACCCACAGAGGAAGCACTTCTTCCACTTAAACTTCCCGGCATTTTTCTTAGAAACTCGCTGAAACTGCTTGGATGATTGTAGAATTTCATGTCCCAAATACTCGCACTGCTGGAGTTCTGCATGTCTTTGAGCCAGTAATTTCATTGACTTGTCAGAAACTGTTTCTATTAAGTCATCCACCTGATTGAAAGACCGTTAAATAGTTATTACTTCAGGAGATAATTAGTCATTTTCTGCTAACTCTTAAGCCCGAGTTATGTAAGTGCATAAAAAGTTCACAGATATTTAATCCAGTATCAGTTGGCAAAACAGTTTGGCTATATGCAAAATTCAGATGATATGCTTGGAAGTAGTATGTACTTACTTGTGCTTGAAGCTTTCCCACTGTTAGAAAAGAATGCCGCCTATTTTGTTCCACATTTTTTCTCTTCTTTTTCTTTTTGAATATTTTTAAGTACTGCCTTTTCTTTGAATGGGGTGCCTAAAATTGAACAAGCATTACTTTAGTATAAGAAAGTATAAGCATATTTTTAAACTTGTTATTGCAGAACTGTTGTACATATTGAATATGCAGATATTGCAAACCTTTTGCTGGTCAGTGGGGAGGCTTGTAATGGACACGCGACGGGACATACGACGTGATCTCACAACTAGATTGTTGCCAATAATACTTGCTGTTTCTGCCTCCACAACATCCACGTCAACTTGGATAGCTGCTGCAAAGGAAATTGCATTAGATTTATATACATTTCTAGTAAATTGCCATGGTCAGTTGATCAatgtgaatttaaaaaaatatatacaagcTGCCAAAGGAGTTGGGAGAAAGATTTCAGAAACCTGCTCCACAGAGCCACAGGGTGGCCAGAATTTATATTGTGACACTTGCTATAATAAATTGAATGGGAACTGTTCACACAAAAACATGATCAAAATTATTTCAGGAAGTAAGGTTTGTGGACAGGAAGTGCATGCCAATGCGACAATGAATATTTTTTTGTGGGGCTTCCTAGATAGAAAATAAGGAAGAAAAATTACGACTGGATATCTCTGATGCAAGCAAATGTTGTTAGACTCAGAAGGTGAATTTCTAATTTCAGTTTATCCCATTTTATGTGATGCAAGGCAGAGCATTCACATTGGAATGTTTTCTAGATTGGTGGAATGGATCCCTCATTCTGTAAACCTGCATTTTCCTGTAAATATTTTTATGCAGTTTCCAAATACTTGCGAAAAAATGTTGACTTTAAAATCAGTTTAGCTTTTGAGATTGTGAAGTGACTGCTTATAAATATCATTCAATAAAGGAGTACTCCAAAGTCATGCAGGTCACTGAAATGATCTGCTAATCAGCTCCCAAGCCACCATTATATGGAAAACTGCTTGGCCATCAGTCTATATTGAAGTGAGCTATAAAATAAATTAAGTATTCTTTATATTAGGTGTGTGGGTGTATCCTCCATTAGTTTATTCCTGGCAATTGTGCTGATATTACTTGCAGCATCAGCACAAACGTCTTAACAGCCTCAGTGTAAATTCAACTATAATTTGCCCCCAATCTGTTTCTTAATTACAACTGCAATCATTTTTGAGCATGTATGTTTATATACATGAGTTTGCAAACATCAAGTTCCAAAAATCTACTGAACTAACTTGCAGTAAAAACTCAAAACCATTTATTTTGTTTCATTCTAAGCATTTTTACTCCATTAATACCATGTTAACAATGTTATTGCCTTTCTTTACGAACTGATGAACTTGCTTTGAAGGACCTAAGTAGTTTTTTAAAATTATATACCTTTAGTAAGTAGATCATATAGTTTTTTTCCAACACATACAGTTTTCATTGTATCCACAGCGGGTGTAAGGCATCATCTTTTAAAATGATATGAAGTGAATTTGGGGGCAGAAATGCATTTATTGGCATGAAAAATACAAAACTGAATAGGTTCCATTGAAAACTTTTAAACCTATGTGAAAGGATGGAAACTTTGATATTACTTGCACATGTGTAATCAGTTTAAACTGCATAATGCAAGTGGCTTGATGCCTTAATAAGCTACATACTCTCCTCTTTCCTTTGAGATCCAGCCCACCTTGAGGTAAAATCTCCTTTATTTATCAACTTTAAAGACCTGCAATAATTGACTTTGGGCAGCCTCAACTCTGTGTTAATTGATGAAGCTGCACATCATTTAGCACCAAATTGGCAGTTTGATTTAGATTGGAAATAAAAATGTCTGGGAAGTCAAAATAAATGCACTGATACAACAAGCGTTGCTTTTCTGAGACTGCCATTAAGACAAATTGTTGGCTGAGAATAGATGAAGCTTTATTTCACATCTGTGCACAAGGTGCCCAAAATATGCTCAGTGCTAACATTGAATATCAAAGGGAGAAAGATCTGACCACCTCCCTCTTCAGAGCGCAAAGAATCACTAAAAAGTAAACTACAGTCTTTGCAAATTTAAATAACTAATGAATATATGACAATAATCTTAGAACTGTTTCTTTTATGAGAATCGCTTCACAGTGACTTTAAAGATGATGTGTAAACTGGGTCAACGGCAGAGCAAAGCCATCTCCAAACACAACTGTCTAACTCGGGCACCTGGTGGTTTCAGAGCTGCACCGTAAACTTGATCTTCAGCAGTTTAGGTCTCGAAGGGAAAAAGTTAGTGGCACCaagaacaaaaaaaataaaatcttGGGGATAGAGTTTGAAATGAAATACCAAAAGAATCTCCATAAGGTGAGGTCAGGTTTTAAGGTTGCTGATTGAATGGGACCTTCAAACCCAAAGCAGACATAGGAGTAATATGCTTTATATTCCATTGATGGAACCTTTAAATGTGCTTAACAACTTGCATTGTAAGGTCTTATTTCAACCTTTTCAACCAATTCCTTTTTTTCCATTTTGCAAATTCCTGGCCACACAGATTGAATTCATAAATATCTCTCTGATGGCTTAGTGTTCTTCCATCATTGTACTTGGCTGCTCAGAGCTGCAATTCAGTCTAGGTGCCAAGACCACGTTAGCTGTGGTCCTCCCGCCCCCGCAGCTGAACAATCCCAACACTCAACAGACTGAGGTGAACATGGCAGTTAACTCTGAACCTTGAACCTCCATCCTCTTTGGTGAGCATCAAGTGGGCTATCACTTCAGCCGGGAAACAGCCTCAAGCCTTTCAATAAAGTTGAAGTTAATTAGCTATGCAAACAAATCACTCTGTTTTTAATTGGTAGTTCTTATGTACACCTGTATACAAACCAGTTTTCTGCAGTCGTGACTTCAATGTTGAAAATAGCTTGTTTTCATCAATATTTGCCAATTGCTTGGCCTGTGCCATGGATGTTTTGTTGTCCATGGGCCTGTATAAGTATGAATTATTACTCTGTACACGATTTGGTGCTTTTCTTCTCAGGAACTGCTGCGGTGAGCCAGCGATCTTGCTGGTTCTCAGAATAAGATTACATTTTACTGGAAATTGTGGAAAGTTTCTAGTTCTTGAAGGACTTCTAGTACAATGCTCTTCAATTCTCTTGTCAAAATTCTTTAACTGCTTGTGTTGATAGTGATGTGCTACAAATCTCCCTAATGTTTTTCGCATTTTACTCATGAGACCTTTTTTCTTGGCTTCGTTATATTCAGAGCCACTCTCTGTGGATAATTCATCTTCAGGAATGAAAATCAGAGGCTGGACTAGATTGGTGGATACAGCTCTCTGCCACCTGCACCAAACAGCAAGATAGAAAAGATCAGGAGTCACGTTACCCacccaacattccaaacatcacaaCATTCATTATTTCCAAGTAGATATTACTCTTTATTACAATCCAGATTAGACATGCATTTTGTACTTTCAATCAACTGATTACTGATAAAAAAACTTTTCTACTTTCAAAATATAGTGGAATCCCCATTACTTGGAATTTAAATAATCTCGCTTGGTTTTCTCAAGAGTTTCAGGAGATTCAACTGGTCATCCATTACAGTGAGGAATATTTGGACAAAATGCCCTTTTTCGAACCACTCGAGAACAATTCCAAACGAATCTACAGAGGAGCAGATTGGACATTACAAAAGGAGCTACCTGTGGACTGGATTATCGTGATGAGCTGCCCTTAGTATAGCGAGGTTCCGAGCAACTAATTTGAGGGTGGACTGCAATAATTTGGAATAACTTTATGGAGTGCTGGACTCCCATTCAGCAGCCCTGAGATAAATTATAGTTGTGATTGTCATTTAAAGTTGATTGTCATTCATGGCCAAGATTATTCAGCTTTTAGCAGGACCATTAACTGGATTTGTGATAAGAGGAAAAAAAAGTTAGCACCACCACAACCAGTAGAGGTAGGTCTCCCATTAGTCTGACCATAGCATAAACAACGCTCTCACTCTCCTGGTAAAGGATAAACGGCAGCGGCAAATATTTAACAAGGAAGACATTGTGGTAAACAAATTATTTGAACAAACGTACTTGCTTTGGAATTTTGCTTTTAGAAATACTGATTGGACAAATGAAGATAGATATTTTACAAACTccattatgggctagactttccactatgatcgctatcgccccaaaatgggcgctatttccggccttagtgctttttttattttcaggatcgctggaatatcgcccattttttaaaatcgctagtttcgcctttttaattttggcaatagccatagcgatgtgaaatgggcgatagcgatgtattcagttgtgcaaggttggcgtccatagcaacagccgttTTGCACATGCgcatttttttcaggcaaagaatttttcccgtgattcgggaggtcgggtcaTCTGCCCATGCTCAGAAGGCAATGGGATGGAGAGAGCGAAGGAAGGTTTTTTGAGGCGGCATTTTTTGAAGGAGCTGTGAAGAATATAAGATGGAGATGTATCAAGAGAAGtcgggagagagagtatggaggagGTTGCAGGAAGAAGGCGGGAGAAAGCCTTATCGAAAGAAGCAAACAAGGCCGTAGTGCACGAGGTCACGACTCGGGGCAAATTAACCTGaagtgggcgtgggaaacccaagAATATGGGTGGATATCGCCGCTGTTGTCTCATCTGTGGTCCAcaataggcgtgaggcagaccagtgccacaagcgctgttTCATCagcagagtaagtattaaattattaaatttataattgtaatgacgtactgactcattaattagaatgtaaatctgccggattgtaattaagctgggtaatctcgggtagcttccctgttaagatttggactggggtcggaacctgcgtccTTTAACTCGaatgttgctgagatgccttaaacttaatcgacattattaattattatttaaatactttgatcaaaaattggggccaaaggaatgactggaaacagacagacggcaaacactcggcatttctaccactttagtttagaaggagaattattaaattatatcgctgcttgtgtgctgtgagcaactctttaacttgggtacCGCCTCCTTTTTGGTGAGGTTGGTAGATGGaggcatgactgagcactgagaTGGCCGCTCGTCTGCCCAGACTGTgagagtctctctggctgctgtcaatcacacagtgacccagcctggactgggggagagctgccctggctcacttggGACATTAgcgccggccacacggaggtctatgAGCACAGCCcacggacacggtgccccctcccattacggtcctgtcattgctgagctgaccagtggtcctgatttcccccccccccgctctcggaGACCCCCATCAATTCCAATAAACCGACTCCTTCCCCTtaggcgccgaatggcacggcccgtggattgggcctttcctggagattgtacacgagagggttggtgtcaagcattagttcctgagCACGATCTtagtaaatattttctctgaacgtagatgttataaccatgcatccattggatacaaaccatattagcatataacgttaacattgatgaatagcatgtggggtgactaattgtggattacaatatctgttgtgtttctataatagtacctagtcaattagcttatgctatgctcttgtcacgtttgcagaggaagatatctaagaatcaggcggaccagaggagggcctgctgactgatctggaggagcgtgccgcagccttagtgcgcaggcataatcgttctgccatccgtggtggtgcagatcccgttgttgtgccATATGAGTAacgtgtaaaccagtggtaatttaaagtaatttaatgccatttcattataatatatgaatgatgtaatgttatgcatgcagcttctgtactcttctgtactctcatgttaatcatattaacatctcttgttcacatttattgcaatagtgttgctcctcgtacatatgcctgcgcagcgcaagcattctcatgtctccccatcTCTTTTACTAACCTCAGTTATGTTTTCCAGGTCCCCAGGCGCGACGGGAGacccctggagcatcaccccaatcGCTGCAGGTTGTGCTGACCACGGGGGAAGAAGATAcaaccgaggaggaggatgagccagAAATCTCATCTGTGGTAGCtgtggccacgtcatcctcaacagatgaagtagcggggcttACAGCAGGGCACTCTGAATCGTCCAGTGTACACTTCAaacccgcggaggttgagtcggtgAGGTAGGCATGTGCTGTGACGGGCAGATGTCAACAaggacatggtgtctctgtcgaGGGGAGCGtcgacatagaaacgtagaaaataggtgcaggagcaggccattcggcccatcgagcctgcaccaccattcaataagatcatggttgatcattcacctcagtacccctttcctgctttctctccataccccttgatccctttagccgtaaaggccatatccaactccctcttgaatatatccaacggctttctgcggtagagaattccataggttaacaactctctgagtgaagaagtttctcttcatctcggtcctaaatggcttaccccttagtcttatccttagactgtgacccctggttctggacttccccaacatcgggaacattcttcctgcatctaacctgtccagtcccatcagaattttatatgtttctatgagatcccctctcatttttctaaactccagtgaatacaggcccagttgatccagtctctcctcatatgtcagtcctgcaatcccgggaatcagtctggtgaatcttcgctgcactccctcaatagcaagaacgtccttcctcagattaggagaccaaaactgaacacaatattccaggtgaggcctcaccaaggccctgtacaattgcagtaagacctccctgctcctatactcaaatcccctagctatgaaggccaacatgccatttgccttcttcaacccctgctgtacttgcattctaactttcaatgactgatgtaccatgaaacccatggttgcacccccccttttcctaatctgccgccattcagataatattctgccttcatgtttttgcccccaaagtggataacctcacatttatccacattatactgcatctgccatgcatttgcccactcacctaacctgtccaagtcaccctgcagcctcttagcatcctcctcacagctcataccaccagccagtttagtgtcatctgcaaacttggagatattacactcaattccttcatctaaatcattgatatatattataaagagctggggtcctagcactgagccctgcggcaccccaccagttactgcctgccattctgaaaaggacccgtttatccctactctctgcttcctgtctgccaaccagttctctatccatgtcaatacactacccccaataccatgtgctttaattttgcacaccaatctcttgtgtgggaccttgtcaaaagccttttgaaagtccaaatgcactacatccactggttttcccttgtccaatctgctagttacatcctcaaaaaattctagaagatttgtcaagcatgatttccctttcataaatccatgctgacttggaccgatcctgtcactgcattccaaatgcactgctatttcatctttgacaattgattccaacattttccccagtactgatgtcaggctaaccggtctataattccgtgttttctctctccctccttttttaaaaagtggtgttacattagctaccctccagtccataggaactgatccagagtcgatagactgttagaaaatgatcaccaatgcatccactatttctagggccacttccttaactacgctgggatgcagactatcaggccctggggatttatcagccttcaatcccatcaatttccctaacacaatttgctgactaataaggatttccttcagttcctccttcttgctagaccctcggtcctctagtatttccggaaggatatttgtgtcttccttcattggtTGAGAGCTCCGCCAGGCACTTGGTGGTATGACCGGCAACGTTGCCACACTATCTGCCAGAAAATCGGCGGGCATTGGGCAGATGGTTGTGGCAACGGGGCGAATGACCGattctgtcgatgccttgcggcacgcgatagtttcaggataaggcactgcaccccaaaggtgccataccaccatccAGCACGCCAGatacgagacaggaggaagaacttctttCTGACTTGGAAGACGTTTCTTTGCAAACGTTTTCTCctcgatccactgaggtcattctgctgacatcacccccctccccccaccacccccacagcaacagcccttgaggtgctctgctgcaagacatctTGGTCCCGTTACTGGGGGATTAAGTGGGAGAGTGGTGGTTACAacaggggcggagggagggggggggtcaagTTACAGGAGGGAAGCTTGGCCACGGGTAGGGAGGGGGGATGTATAACTGTTTTATTATTATCTTTAAAAAACTGTTGATTgaatggtgggagggtgttctcgTTATATTGTTGTTGAAAAAATGTTCACTGTTGAGGGTTAGGGGCTGGGGGTGTTATATATagtctgttttaaaaaaaattaaatcagttgttaaattattaaacatttttatttaactttacaattgttgtgaagtgtcttctattaatgtaaggtaaaacatcaatacaagggttgcaaacaatgccaggccaggcaaggatgaaacgtaatgcaactgtatctgtcaccaatgtaacttcacgcaaagcgttcatttctgagctgctgacgcaacagttttgcagctgtgtaactaccacgggtttttccagtggtgtggggggatgtaggggcatgggttcatcgccaggctgattgtcctcttctgcctcccctctctcctgaggtggaccggcagtcccatctggcaattgttgttctctcctgatagctagttaatgcaacatgtagcacaccacagtgaactcagcgacctgctcagggtggtattgtaggttgcctcctgatccaggcaactccaattgtcttttcgacgatattgcgtgtggctatatggcttttgttgtagtgcttctcggcttctgtctggggcttacgtcatgagccagctggcaaggccatatcctttatccaactgtgcccttgtggctgactcttaaacagttcagagacaatgctctcacaccagatatgcgcatcatggatactccctggaaaatttgcatttactgccatgattacttGCTTGTGGccaacaatgagctgcacattcagagagtggaatcccttttgattccgaaacacctctgcatcctgtaaaggtgctcaaggcgatgtgcatacagtctattgctctctgcaccttggggaagtttgctattctcaagaaccccaaagccctctcactctgtgcccccctggtcacagggaactttataaagtccatcctgtgtgcgtaaagggcttcagtcacctgtcgaatgcagcaatgtgtagcgtgctgagagatgcagcaaatgttgccagctaaggtctgaaaggaacccaatgcgtagaaggaaagtgccgctgtaaccttaacctcaacgggcagtgcggtcctgatggtgctggtaggctgtagatctcccttaattaaccggcatatctcactgatgaccttttGGAATCTCAGCCTTCTTATGCATGTGTTATCGGATaagtccaggtatgattgcttatccctgtaagtgcgttgggtgtaaggtctcctcctcctcagcagtctgccacctctttgattgggcacataatgctcttcaatgaaccttctcccatctctattctgcagcatgtgagtagtcatcaatactggttgagaaattacaggccccatcattataaatcactataaatgccctagtctgtcttcttaaattgtcctcaacaaatacaatgtgattagatgattggcaagattcaaaaacacccttaaaatcactcacaaattacttctcctctcaaccacttcaagcagccttttattaacgaTCCTCCGAGTTataaaatggcatcc
It contains:
- the LOC139276748 gene encoding putative uncharacterized protein C3orf49, coding for MEFVKYLSSFVQSVFLKAKFQSKWQRAVSTNLVQPLIFIPEDELSTESGSEYNEAKKKGLMSKMRKTLGRFVAHHYQHKQLKNFDKRIEEHCTRSPSRTRNFPQFPVKCNLILRTSKIAGSPQQFLRRKAPNRVQSNNSYLYRPMDNKTSMAQAKQLANIDENKLFSTLKSRLQKTAAIQVDVDVVEAETASIIGNNLVVRSRRMSRRVSITSLPTDQQKAPHSKKRQYLKIFKKKKKRKNVEQNRRHSFLTVGKLQAQVDDLIETVSDKSMKLLAQRHAELQQCEYLGHEILQSSKQFQRVSKKNAGKFKWKKCFLCGCCC